One Numenius arquata chromosome 9, bNumArq3.hap1.1, whole genome shotgun sequence DNA window includes the following coding sequences:
- the ECT2 gene encoding protein ECT2 isoform X1: MADNSMLVSETGRSLLADSSVLDSKIIGTSKDNVLPGSALDVEEEMPQIETRVVLVQEAGKREELLKALETIKIMEVPVIKIKETSPGKSEEKLIKSVILMEIKVPYIKTETIEELGDSDSPEFETVFVVSDFEDSIFNNLCKADCRVVGPPVVLHCAQKGEPLPFSCRPLYCASMLNLVLCFTGFRKKDELVKLVTLVHHMGGIIRRDFSSKVTHLVANSTHGDKFRIAVSLGTPIVKAEWIYKAWEKRDEIDFCAADDDFRNQFKVPPFQDCMLSFLGFSDDEKANMEEMTEMQGGHYLPVGDERCTHLVVEESTVKDLPFEPLKKLYVVKQEWFWGSIQMDARAGESMYLFEKSESPGLKKSVSLLSLSTPNSNRKRRRLKETLAQLTRETDMSPFPPRKRPSAEHSLSIGSLLDISNTPESNATNGETPKSCARPSKNSTPLPVKQSARWQVAKELYQTESNYVDILTTIIQLFQVPLEKEGQLGGPILAQEEIKTIFGSIPDILDVHTKIKEDLEDLMMNWTESKSIGDIILKYSKDLLKTYPPFVNFFEMSKETITRCEKQKPRFHAFLKINQAKPECGRQSLAELLIRPVQRLPSVALLLNDIKKHTAEENPDKITLERAIESLKEVMTHINEDKRKTEAQRQFFDVVYEVDGCPANLLSSHRSLVQRLETVALGDDLCDRGEQVTLFLFNDCLEIARKRHKVIGAFKSPHGHTRPPASLKHVVLMPLSQIKKVLDIRETEDCRKAFALVVRPPTELNNKLLSFQMTTEEPPKEDWLKMLCRHVANTICKADAENLIYTADPDSVEVNTKDMDSTLSRASRAIKKTSKKVTRAFSFSKTPKRALRRALMSHSATEGISPSSANESYIGSRLTSTSSLAGVPSPSLVSLPSIFERRSHTLSRSTTHLI; this comes from the exons ATGGCTGACAACAGTATGCTGGTGTCTGAAACCGGGAGGAGCCTCTTGGCTGATTCTTCTGTTCTTGATTCAAAAATTATAGGAACCTCCAAAGACAATGTACTTCCTGGATCTGCTTTGGATGTTGAAG AGGAAATGCCTCAAATAGAAACACGAGTGGTTTTGGTTCAGGAAGCAGGGAAACGTGAGGAGCTTCTGAAAGCCTTGGAG ACCATTAAGATAATGGAAGTACCAGTTATAAAGATAAAAGAAACTAGTCCTGGtaaatcagaagaaaaactaataaaaagTGTTATTCTTATG GAAATTAAAGTGCCCTACATAAAGACAGAGACGATAGAAGAGCTTGGAGATTCTGATTCCCCAGAATTTGAGACTGTCTTCGTTGTGTCAGACTTCGAAGATTCTATCTTTAACAACCTCTGCAAAGCAGATTGCCGTGTTGTCGGACCTCCAGTAGTACTGCACTGTGCACAAAAAGGAGAG CCTTTACCTTTCTCCTGTCGTCCACTGTACTGTGCAAGTATGTTGAACTTGGTACTCTGCTTCACAGGattcagaaagaaagatgaatta GTTAAGCTAGTGACCTTGGTTCATCATATGGGTGGAATTATTCGAAGGGACTTTAGCTCCAAAGTTACACACCTGGTGGCTAACTCAACACATGGAGACAAATTCAGA aTTGCTGTAAGTCTTGGCACTCCCATCGTGAAAGCTGAGTGGATTTATAAGGCTTGGGAGAAAAGGGATGAAAT tgACTTCTGTGCAGCTGATGATGACTTCAGAAATCAATTCAAGGTTCCTCCCTTCCAGGATTGCATGTTAAGTTTCCTTGGATTCTCTGATGATGAGAAAGCTAACATGGAAGAAATGACAGAAATGCAAG gagGACATTATTTACCAGTTGGTGATGAAAGGTGTACGCACTTAGTGGTTGAAGAAAGTACAGTAAAAGATCTCCCATTTGAACCCTTAAAAAAGCTTTATGTTGTAAAGCAAGAG tgGTTCTGGGGAAGCATTCAAATGGATGCCAGAGCTGGAGAGTCCATGTATTTATTTGAGAAG TCAGAGAGTCCTGGCCTCAAGAAGTCTGTATCGCTGCTTTCTCTGAGTACTCCAAACAGCAATCGCAAAAGACGTCGGTTGAAAGAGACACTGGCACAGCTGACCCGAGAAACGGACATGTCGCCGTTCCCCCCTCGGAAACGCCCGTCAGCTGAACATTCGCTTTCTATTGGGTCCTTGCTGGATATTTCTAACACTCCAGAGTCGAATGCTACCAACGGAG AAACACCAAAATCCTGTGCGAGGCCTTCCAAAAACTCAACTCCTCTTCCGGTAAAGCAGTCTGCAAGATGGCAGGTGGCAAAGGAGTTGTATCAGACAGAAAGCAACTATGTTGACATACTGACAACAATTATTCAG TTATTTCAAGTTCCGTTGGAGAAGGAAGGACAACTTGGAGGACCGATTCTTGCACAGGAAGAAATTAAGACTATATTTGGCAGCATTCCGGATATTCTTGATGTGCACACTAAAATCAAG GAAGATCTGGAAGATCTTATGATGAATTGGACTGAAAGCAAAAGCATTGGTGATATCATTCTTAAATAT TCAAAAGACTTGTTGAAAACATACCCTCCATTTGTGAATTTCTTCGAAATGAGCAAGGAAACTATTACTAGGTGTGAAAAACAGAAGCCAAGGTTTCACGCCTTCCTAAAG ATAAACCAAGCTAAACCTGAATGTGGCCGCCAAAGCCTTGCTGAACTCCTTATCCGTCCTGTTCAAAGGCTGCCTAGTGTTGCTCTGCTACTAAATG atatTAAGAAGCATACAGCAGAAGAGAACCCAGATAAAATAACTCTAGAGAGAGCCATTGAATCATTAAAGGAAGTGATGAC ACATATTaatgaagacaaaaggaaaacagaggcaCAAAGGCAGTTCTTTGACGTTGTCTATGAAGTTGATGGATGTCCA GCCAATCTCTTGTCCTCTCACCGAAGCTTAGTGCAGCGTCTGGAAACTGTAGCGCTTGGCGATGACCTCTGTGACAGAGGAGAACAGGTCACGCTCTTTCTGTTCAATGATTGCCTAGAG ATTGCAAGGAAACGGCATAAAGTCATTGGTGCTTTCAAGAGTCCTCATGGCCACACGAGGCCTCCTGCATCTCTCAAGCATGTTGTTCTCATGCCTCTTTCCCAGATCAAGAAAGTCTTAGACATCAGGGAGACAGAAG ATTGCCGTAAAGCTTTTGCCTTAGTTGTGCGGCCGCCTACAGAACTCAACAATAAGCTCCTCAGCTTCCAGATGACAACTGAAGAACCTCCTAAAGAAGACTGGTTGAAGATGTTGTGTCGGCACGTGGCTAACACTATTTGTAAAGCAGATGCA GAAAATCTCATTTATACTGCTGATCCTGATTCAGTTGAAGTAAATACTAAAGATATGGACAGTACTTTAAGCAGAGCATCCAGGGCaataaagaaaacatcaaaaaag GTTACAAGAgcgttttctttctcaaaaacacCAAAGAGAGCTCTTCGAAGGGCTTTAATGTCGCATAGTGCAACAGAAGGAATAAGTCCCAGCTCAGCTAATGAGAGTTATATAGGCAGCCGACTGACTAGTACGTCATCGTTAGCG ggtgttccttctccttccttggtCAGCCTTCCCTCAATCTTTGAAAGGAGGAGTCATACATTAAGTCGATCAACAACCCACTTGATATGA
- the ECT2 gene encoding protein ECT2 isoform X2, which produces MADNSMLVSETGRSLLADSSVLDSKIIGTSKDNVLPGSALDVEEEMPQIETRVVLVQEAGKREELLKALEEIKVPYIKTETIEELGDSDSPEFETVFVVSDFEDSIFNNLCKADCRVVGPPVVLHCAQKGEPLPFSCRPLYCASMLNLVLCFTGFRKKDELVKLVTLVHHMGGIIRRDFSSKVTHLVANSTHGDKFRIAVSLGTPIVKAEWIYKAWEKRDEIDFCAADDDFRNQFKVPPFQDCMLSFLGFSDDEKANMEEMTEMQGGHYLPVGDERCTHLVVEESTVKDLPFEPLKKLYVVKQEWFWGSIQMDARAGESMYLFEKSESPGLKKSVSLLSLSTPNSNRKRRRLKETLAQLTRETDMSPFPPRKRPSAEHSLSIGSLLDISNTPESNATNGETPKSCARPSKNSTPLPVKQSARWQVAKELYQTESNYVDILTTIIQLFQVPLEKEGQLGGPILAQEEIKTIFGSIPDILDVHTKIKEDLEDLMMNWTESKSIGDIILKYSKDLLKTYPPFVNFFEMSKETITRCEKQKPRFHAFLKINQAKPECGRQSLAELLIRPVQRLPSVALLLNDIKKHTAEENPDKITLERAIESLKEVMTHINEDKRKTEAQRQFFDVVYEVDGCPANLLSSHRSLVQRLETVALGDDLCDRGEQVTLFLFNDCLEIARKRHKVIGAFKSPHGHTRPPASLKHVVLMPLSQIKKVLDIRETEDCRKAFALVVRPPTELNNKLLSFQMTTEEPPKEDWLKMLCRHVANTICKADAENLIYTADPDSVEVNTKDMDSTLSRASRAIKKTSKKVTRAFSFSKTPKRALRRALMSHSATEGISPSSANESYIGSRLTSTSSLAGVPSPSLVSLPSIFERRSHTLSRSTTHLI; this is translated from the exons ATGGCTGACAACAGTATGCTGGTGTCTGAAACCGGGAGGAGCCTCTTGGCTGATTCTTCTGTTCTTGATTCAAAAATTATAGGAACCTCCAAAGACAATGTACTTCCTGGATCTGCTTTGGATGTTGAAG AGGAAATGCCTCAAATAGAAACACGAGTGGTTTTGGTTCAGGAAGCAGGGAAACGTGAGGAGCTTCTGAAAGCCTTGGAG GAAATTAAAGTGCCCTACATAAAGACAGAGACGATAGAAGAGCTTGGAGATTCTGATTCCCCAGAATTTGAGACTGTCTTCGTTGTGTCAGACTTCGAAGATTCTATCTTTAACAACCTCTGCAAAGCAGATTGCCGTGTTGTCGGACCTCCAGTAGTACTGCACTGTGCACAAAAAGGAGAG CCTTTACCTTTCTCCTGTCGTCCACTGTACTGTGCAAGTATGTTGAACTTGGTACTCTGCTTCACAGGattcagaaagaaagatgaatta GTTAAGCTAGTGACCTTGGTTCATCATATGGGTGGAATTATTCGAAGGGACTTTAGCTCCAAAGTTACACACCTGGTGGCTAACTCAACACATGGAGACAAATTCAGA aTTGCTGTAAGTCTTGGCACTCCCATCGTGAAAGCTGAGTGGATTTATAAGGCTTGGGAGAAAAGGGATGAAAT tgACTTCTGTGCAGCTGATGATGACTTCAGAAATCAATTCAAGGTTCCTCCCTTCCAGGATTGCATGTTAAGTTTCCTTGGATTCTCTGATGATGAGAAAGCTAACATGGAAGAAATGACAGAAATGCAAG gagGACATTATTTACCAGTTGGTGATGAAAGGTGTACGCACTTAGTGGTTGAAGAAAGTACAGTAAAAGATCTCCCATTTGAACCCTTAAAAAAGCTTTATGTTGTAAAGCAAGAG tgGTTCTGGGGAAGCATTCAAATGGATGCCAGAGCTGGAGAGTCCATGTATTTATTTGAGAAG TCAGAGAGTCCTGGCCTCAAGAAGTCTGTATCGCTGCTTTCTCTGAGTACTCCAAACAGCAATCGCAAAAGACGTCGGTTGAAAGAGACACTGGCACAGCTGACCCGAGAAACGGACATGTCGCCGTTCCCCCCTCGGAAACGCCCGTCAGCTGAACATTCGCTTTCTATTGGGTCCTTGCTGGATATTTCTAACACTCCAGAGTCGAATGCTACCAACGGAG AAACACCAAAATCCTGTGCGAGGCCTTCCAAAAACTCAACTCCTCTTCCGGTAAAGCAGTCTGCAAGATGGCAGGTGGCAAAGGAGTTGTATCAGACAGAAAGCAACTATGTTGACATACTGACAACAATTATTCAG TTATTTCAAGTTCCGTTGGAGAAGGAAGGACAACTTGGAGGACCGATTCTTGCACAGGAAGAAATTAAGACTATATTTGGCAGCATTCCGGATATTCTTGATGTGCACACTAAAATCAAG GAAGATCTGGAAGATCTTATGATGAATTGGACTGAAAGCAAAAGCATTGGTGATATCATTCTTAAATAT TCAAAAGACTTGTTGAAAACATACCCTCCATTTGTGAATTTCTTCGAAATGAGCAAGGAAACTATTACTAGGTGTGAAAAACAGAAGCCAAGGTTTCACGCCTTCCTAAAG ATAAACCAAGCTAAACCTGAATGTGGCCGCCAAAGCCTTGCTGAACTCCTTATCCGTCCTGTTCAAAGGCTGCCTAGTGTTGCTCTGCTACTAAATG atatTAAGAAGCATACAGCAGAAGAGAACCCAGATAAAATAACTCTAGAGAGAGCCATTGAATCATTAAAGGAAGTGATGAC ACATATTaatgaagacaaaaggaaaacagaggcaCAAAGGCAGTTCTTTGACGTTGTCTATGAAGTTGATGGATGTCCA GCCAATCTCTTGTCCTCTCACCGAAGCTTAGTGCAGCGTCTGGAAACTGTAGCGCTTGGCGATGACCTCTGTGACAGAGGAGAACAGGTCACGCTCTTTCTGTTCAATGATTGCCTAGAG ATTGCAAGGAAACGGCATAAAGTCATTGGTGCTTTCAAGAGTCCTCATGGCCACACGAGGCCTCCTGCATCTCTCAAGCATGTTGTTCTCATGCCTCTTTCCCAGATCAAGAAAGTCTTAGACATCAGGGAGACAGAAG ATTGCCGTAAAGCTTTTGCCTTAGTTGTGCGGCCGCCTACAGAACTCAACAATAAGCTCCTCAGCTTCCAGATGACAACTGAAGAACCTCCTAAAGAAGACTGGTTGAAGATGTTGTGTCGGCACGTGGCTAACACTATTTGTAAAGCAGATGCA GAAAATCTCATTTATACTGCTGATCCTGATTCAGTTGAAGTAAATACTAAAGATATGGACAGTACTTTAAGCAGAGCATCCAGGGCaataaagaaaacatcaaaaaag GTTACAAGAgcgttttctttctcaaaaacacCAAAGAGAGCTCTTCGAAGGGCTTTAATGTCGCATAGTGCAACAGAAGGAATAAGTCCCAGCTCAGCTAATGAGAGTTATATAGGCAGCCGACTGACTAGTACGTCATCGTTAGCG ggtgttccttctccttccttggtCAGCCTTCCCTCAATCTTTGAAAGGAGGAGTCATACATTAAGTCGATCAACAACCCACTTGATATGA
- the ECT2 gene encoding protein ECT2 isoform X3: MADNSMLVSETGRSLLADSSVLDSKIIGTSKDNVLPGSALDVEEEMPQIETRVVLVQEAGKREELLKALEEIKVPYIKTETIEELGDSDSPEFETVFVVSDFEDSIFNNLCKADCRVVGPPVVLHCAQKGEPLPFSCRPLYCASMLNLVLCFTGFRKKDELVKLVTLVHHMGGIIRRDFSSKVTHLVANSTHGDKFRIAVSLGTPIVKAEWIYKAWEKRDEIDFCAADDDFRNQFKVPPFQDCMLSFLGFSDDEKANMEEMTEMQGGHYLPVGDERCTHLVVEESTVKDLPFEPLKKLYVVKQEWFWGSIQMDARAGESMYLFEKSESPGLKKSVSLLSLSTPNSNRKRRRLKETLAQLTRETDMSPFPPRKQTPKSCARPSKNSTPLPVKQSARWQVAKELYQTESNYVDILTTIIQLFQVPLEKEGQLGGPILAQEEIKTIFGSIPDILDVHTKIKEDLEDLMMNWTESKSIGDIILKYSKDLLKTYPPFVNFFEMSKETITRCEKQKPRFHAFLKINQAKPECGRQSLAELLIRPVQRLPSVALLLNDIKKHTAEENPDKITLERAIESLKEVMTHINEDKRKTEAQRQFFDVVYEVDGCPANLLSSHRSLVQRLETVALGDDLCDRGEQVTLFLFNDCLEIARKRHKVIGAFKSPHGHTRPPASLKHVVLMPLSQIKKVLDIRETEDCRKAFALVVRPPTELNNKLLSFQMTTEEPPKEDWLKMLCRHVANTICKADAENLIYTADPDSVEVNTKDMDSTLSRASRAIKKTSKKVTRAFSFSKTPKRALRRALMSHSATEGISPSSANESYIGSRLTSTSSLAGVPSPSLVSLPSIFERRSHTLSRSTTHLI; encoded by the exons ATGGCTGACAACAGTATGCTGGTGTCTGAAACCGGGAGGAGCCTCTTGGCTGATTCTTCTGTTCTTGATTCAAAAATTATAGGAACCTCCAAAGACAATGTACTTCCTGGATCTGCTTTGGATGTTGAAG AGGAAATGCCTCAAATAGAAACACGAGTGGTTTTGGTTCAGGAAGCAGGGAAACGTGAGGAGCTTCTGAAAGCCTTGGAG GAAATTAAAGTGCCCTACATAAAGACAGAGACGATAGAAGAGCTTGGAGATTCTGATTCCCCAGAATTTGAGACTGTCTTCGTTGTGTCAGACTTCGAAGATTCTATCTTTAACAACCTCTGCAAAGCAGATTGCCGTGTTGTCGGACCTCCAGTAGTACTGCACTGTGCACAAAAAGGAGAG CCTTTACCTTTCTCCTGTCGTCCACTGTACTGTGCAAGTATGTTGAACTTGGTACTCTGCTTCACAGGattcagaaagaaagatgaatta GTTAAGCTAGTGACCTTGGTTCATCATATGGGTGGAATTATTCGAAGGGACTTTAGCTCCAAAGTTACACACCTGGTGGCTAACTCAACACATGGAGACAAATTCAGA aTTGCTGTAAGTCTTGGCACTCCCATCGTGAAAGCTGAGTGGATTTATAAGGCTTGGGAGAAAAGGGATGAAAT tgACTTCTGTGCAGCTGATGATGACTTCAGAAATCAATTCAAGGTTCCTCCCTTCCAGGATTGCATGTTAAGTTTCCTTGGATTCTCTGATGATGAGAAAGCTAACATGGAAGAAATGACAGAAATGCAAG gagGACATTATTTACCAGTTGGTGATGAAAGGTGTACGCACTTAGTGGTTGAAGAAAGTACAGTAAAAGATCTCCCATTTGAACCCTTAAAAAAGCTTTATGTTGTAAAGCAAGAG tgGTTCTGGGGAAGCATTCAAATGGATGCCAGAGCTGGAGAGTCCATGTATTTATTTGAGAAG TCAGAGAGTCCTGGCCTCAAGAAGTCTGTATCGCTGCTTTCTCTGAGTACTCCAAACAGCAATCGCAAAAGACGTCGGTTGAAAGAGACACTGGCACAGCTGACCCGAGAAACGGACATGTCGCCGTTCCCCCCTCGGAAAC AAACACCAAAATCCTGTGCGAGGCCTTCCAAAAACTCAACTCCTCTTCCGGTAAAGCAGTCTGCAAGATGGCAGGTGGCAAAGGAGTTGTATCAGACAGAAAGCAACTATGTTGACATACTGACAACAATTATTCAG TTATTTCAAGTTCCGTTGGAGAAGGAAGGACAACTTGGAGGACCGATTCTTGCACAGGAAGAAATTAAGACTATATTTGGCAGCATTCCGGATATTCTTGATGTGCACACTAAAATCAAG GAAGATCTGGAAGATCTTATGATGAATTGGACTGAAAGCAAAAGCATTGGTGATATCATTCTTAAATAT TCAAAAGACTTGTTGAAAACATACCCTCCATTTGTGAATTTCTTCGAAATGAGCAAGGAAACTATTACTAGGTGTGAAAAACAGAAGCCAAGGTTTCACGCCTTCCTAAAG ATAAACCAAGCTAAACCTGAATGTGGCCGCCAAAGCCTTGCTGAACTCCTTATCCGTCCTGTTCAAAGGCTGCCTAGTGTTGCTCTGCTACTAAATG atatTAAGAAGCATACAGCAGAAGAGAACCCAGATAAAATAACTCTAGAGAGAGCCATTGAATCATTAAAGGAAGTGATGAC ACATATTaatgaagacaaaaggaaaacagaggcaCAAAGGCAGTTCTTTGACGTTGTCTATGAAGTTGATGGATGTCCA GCCAATCTCTTGTCCTCTCACCGAAGCTTAGTGCAGCGTCTGGAAACTGTAGCGCTTGGCGATGACCTCTGTGACAGAGGAGAACAGGTCACGCTCTTTCTGTTCAATGATTGCCTAGAG ATTGCAAGGAAACGGCATAAAGTCATTGGTGCTTTCAAGAGTCCTCATGGCCACACGAGGCCTCCTGCATCTCTCAAGCATGTTGTTCTCATGCCTCTTTCCCAGATCAAGAAAGTCTTAGACATCAGGGAGACAGAAG ATTGCCGTAAAGCTTTTGCCTTAGTTGTGCGGCCGCCTACAGAACTCAACAATAAGCTCCTCAGCTTCCAGATGACAACTGAAGAACCTCCTAAAGAAGACTGGTTGAAGATGTTGTGTCGGCACGTGGCTAACACTATTTGTAAAGCAGATGCA GAAAATCTCATTTATACTGCTGATCCTGATTCAGTTGAAGTAAATACTAAAGATATGGACAGTACTTTAAGCAGAGCATCCAGGGCaataaagaaaacatcaaaaaag GTTACAAGAgcgttttctttctcaaaaacacCAAAGAGAGCTCTTCGAAGGGCTTTAATGTCGCATAGTGCAACAGAAGGAATAAGTCCCAGCTCAGCTAATGAGAGTTATATAGGCAGCCGACTGACTAGTACGTCATCGTTAGCG ggtgttccttctccttccttggtCAGCCTTCCCTCAATCTTTGAAAGGAGGAGTCATACATTAAGTCGATCAACAACCCACTTGATATGA